In a single window of the Dreissena polymorpha isolate Duluth1 chromosome 3, UMN_Dpol_1.0, whole genome shotgun sequence genome:
- the LOC127874728 gene encoding uncharacterized protein LOC127874728 isoform X2 codes for MASSGCQVAQDAKDQFKALKERKLESDYVVFKIEKEKEVIVDKIGGADETFEDFAKYLKNTGPRYAVYNVKKGNTDRLLLVSWISDNAKIKEKMVYSSTLNTLKSALNIDCVMQCNDEDDLTEDAFQKAAFK; via the exons GCCAGTTCTGGCTGCCAGGTGGCACAGGATGCTAAAGATCAGTTCAAGGCACTCAAAGAGAGGAAACTCGAGTCTGACTATGTTGTGTTCAAAATTGAGAAAGAAAAGGAGGTCATAGTTGACAAAATTGGAGGGGCTG ATGAGACTTTTGAAGATTTTGCCAAATATCTGAAGAATACTGGACCCAGGTATGCCGTCTATAACGTGAAGAAGGGCAACACCGACAGATTGCTGCTTGTATCATG GATATCAGATAATGCTAAAATCAAAGAAAAGATGGTTTACTCTAGCACGCTGAACACTTTGAAATCTGCGCTCAACATCGACTGTGTCATGCAATGTAACGATGAAGACGATCTAACAGAGGACGCCTTTCAAAAAGCAGCATTTAAATAG
- the LOC127874728 gene encoding uncharacterized protein LOC127874728 isoform X1: MSSGVLVKDECTQVFEEIKIGHKYSYIIYKIAKDNKLIEVDCVGKLGESYDNFVEKLIQAGNNKEGRYAVVDCLYDKTKASKLVFIMWLPDDQLGIKQKMLYTSSKRALREKLNGIAKELQCNDTDDLAWSSIVEKCSSKYD; this comes from the exons TCGTCCGGAGTCTTGGTGAAGGACGAGTGTACACAAGTGTTTGAGGAGATCAAGATAGGACACAAGTATAGCTACATCATCTACAAGATCGCCAAGGACAACAAACTCATTGAGGTCGACTGTGTAGGAAAATTAG GAGAATCGTATGATAATTTCGTAGAGAAGTTGATTCAAGCCGGTAACAATAAGGAGGGACGTTACGCTGTTGTCGACTGCCTATATGACAAGACCAAGGCTAGTAAATTGGTCTTCATTATGTG GCTGCCAGACGATCAGCTAggcatcaaacagaaaatgttgtACACATCGAGTAAACGTGCTCTCAGGGAGAAGTTAAACGGTATCGCAAAGGAACTTCAGTGTAACGACACAGATGATCTCGCCTGGTCTAGTATCGTAGAAAAATGCTCGAGCAAGTACGACTAA